The genomic stretch CTTATTGCTTCAAGAAAGTCTAGAACCCTATGCTTAGAACATGTCACCCAGACTCTATAAATCACAACTGAAACATCCACTCTATAATACTATGCAAATGTAATACAATCATTATAAAATATTCACATGAAACTCAGATTGTGCTATGGTGGTACTTTAGACCATCAACCATCCTATAGACATGACTTGTTATTAGAATAAAGTATCATACAGTTAGATTTGCACTTACAGTACAACGACAAAATACTAGTATTTGTAGGTCTCAGACATCAACTTATGAATACTTGCATGGATCCACCAATGTCAAACAAAGAAGCATACCTCTTCTTGTCCAAAACCAAAACAGAACTCCAATTTTGTGACACCAGAAACGCCCAAGAGAAATTGACGGATATCATCAACCGGTAGATCATTGTGCTTAAGCAGATCAATGTAAGCTGTCTGTAGTGATTCCATGTTCTTCACTAAAGGTATTCTGCCATAATCACTATAAGCCAAAATATCAAAGAAGCCAAAATGAGGTTTGGAAGAGAGAAAGATGGTGGATGTGCCGGATCATTAGGCCTAGGCTGAAACGAACAATCATGCCCAATGGACAAGAACTTGAGTGTCTGGGAGGCAATCTCAATGTCATTAATGGGGGCATTCCTGTAAGATGAGGCGTTCCATTGCCTTGCACCCATTTTGGAGTTGCTTAAAGAAACCGTTGGTCACAACAACTGAGTATAAAAGCAGGCTCGTCAGGTGTTCTGAAGTAAAGACTGCAGGATTGAGTTCCAATTTATCAGGCCAGGTGAAAATCTCGACAGAACGAGCTTGGCAGAGCACAGCGTGGCGGATCCATAGGTTAGGTTCTTCGGCGTCAGCATAGAGCCTGTCACCGTCGATGCAGTACCAGAGGCGGAATTCGTCCAAGGGAACCGGGTTACGGAGCAAGAGCAGACGGCTGAGGAACTTCTTGAACAGCGACCTGCCGTGGTCGTCGATCTCGCGGCCGTCGATCTGGAACGCGCGGCACGAGGCGTTGATGCGGCGCGTGTCATGCCAGAGGTCGCGCCACAGCTTCGACAGCACGCACGTCTGCGGTCTGCACGGCCTCGCGCGCGTCCAGGCAGGAGAGGACGCGGGGCAGTACGTCGCGGGGGAGGTCGTCGATCCCTGGTTCCGCCCGAGGAACGCGCGCTGGGGCCACGACCATCGCACCAGACGTCTCTTCCATGGGCTCGGGGTCGCCAGGCATTTCGTCGAGCAGGTGGTGCTCGAACAAGCTGCAGCAAGGCGGAAATTGAGGATCACGGTGAGAATGAATCCGTAGAACGGAATGGGGATAGAAATGGAGATGGCGCTACCGATAGCAACAGGTAATTGAGCGGAGATTTCCGGCAAAGATCGTAGCAATCGATTTTGTTTTTGGTTTAGGAAGAGAAGAAGGCAAGAAACGGGAACGAACCGCGCGGCGTGCGCTTCCGCCCACGAACACCTCCCACCGGTTTGCTCTGCTTTGCTTGCCGGAGCCGGACCCCCAAAGGCTAGTGACTTCCACTCGGTACAAATAAACCCCTCTTCCGTCCACCTCTGtagaatatatatttttttatacatgacaaaaaaaaagaaacgatTATTCTCAAGGAAGCAGGAGAAATGGAAAGCCAGATCAACATGTAGACATGAATTTCAGTGAGAAGGGTTATAATCACAGATGGAGATTAGGATTGAACTGCAACAACTTCACAGTCTAATGACAAGTTTAATCACTGATAAATCCTACTCTATGCTCACCGTGCCATCACAGGCTGATGACGCAGGGCAAACtcactgtatatatatatgatgaagTACATCATCGATCACTCTGTAGTCTGTACACTATCGATCACTCTGTACTCTGTACACTAGCACTAGTCCAGCACTCCCCAGCCGCTTCACTTCATGGCCTTGCAGTTGCAGGTGATGGAGCGTCGTCATCCTCCTCCACTGTGAACCACGGCATCTGGAGCGCGGCCGCCGCGGTGAGCCTCTCCCTGGGGTCGAACTCCAGCAGGCCGCGCAGGACGTCGAAGCCAGCCATCGACAGGAACTCCTCTGGCACCGCGTCCCGCAGCTGGCTCGGCGTCGAGGCCGACACGCCTAGCGGCATCTGCGACGCCTCGTCGGGGACGCCGAGGAGGCGGACGATCTCGGCCAAATGCTCGCACACGCTGACCTCGACCTTGAAGATGGGCTTCCCGGAGACAAGCTCCGCCATGACGCACCCGAGTGACCACATGTCCACGGGCGTGCTGCAACCGTCCATGTCTCCCATGAGCTGCTCCGGCGCCATGTACCCCAGCGTGCCTTGGACGGGTCTCGAGGTGTCCGGGGATGGCAGTGGCACCGTCGACGACTTGGCGAGGCCGAGGTCGCAGATCTTCAGgacccggccccggccccggccccggctGCCCTCCTTGCCGACGAGGACATTCGCTGGCTTAAGGTCGCAGTGCACGACGCCATGCCCGTGCATGATCTCCACGCCGCCCAGCAGCCGCTTCATGACGCGGCGCGCCTCGGCCTCAGTGAACGGCCGGCCGTCGCGGCGGCGCTCGCCCATGACGTAATGCAGGCTGCGCCCGGCGTACTCCATGACGAGGTAGAGCTTGTCCTTCTTCGCGTCGCGCACCACCTCTCGGAACTCCACCACGGCGGGGTTCCCCGTGCACGCCGCGAGCAGCGCGGCCTCGCGCAGAAGCGACTCTCCGCTGGCGCGCACGGACTTGATGGCGACCTTCTTGCCACTCCGGCGGTGGCGGGCTTTCCACACGTCGCCGAAGGCCCCCGCGCCGATCTTGTCCAGTTTCCTGTATGAGTCGACTCTGCCGATCCGGATATTGTCAAGCGTGTCGCTCGTCCCTGCTGTGACAGTCGATGATGCAGCAGCCGACGTCGACATTGTGGCGGCTGTCGTCTCCACTGCTGCCACTTGAGGCCAAATCGATGACAGGCCGACGAGGTGGCCGCTTAGTGGGAGCTATATGCAGGTGCGATAGAGCAGAGTGTGGAGGCTAACCTGTGGAgtgttgtttctttttttttttatcctGCTTGCTggagaatttttttttacaagacTTGCTGGAGGAATGGTTTTCCCTCAGACTAACATGATTCAACTAGGAGGAAGTGAGAGTGAGCAGATGTAGCCTACTTCTAGGATCAGAAGTACTTGAATCGGAAAAACTTCTACGCGACCCCGAATCTCCCTCTCTTTCTCCCTATCCCACGCGgcggagaggaagaagaagctagcggTGGCTAGGGTTTCGGCGACGGTGAGGTGGGCGACACAGCTGGTGGCGAGGAAGCTACGGTCGGAGGCGGCG from Sorghum bicolor cultivar BTx623 chromosome 3, Sorghum_bicolor_NCBIv3, whole genome shotgun sequence encodes the following:
- the LOC8075017 gene encoding putative cyclin-dependent kinase F-2, with the protein product MSTSAAASSTVTAGTSDTLDNIRIGRVDSYRKLDKIGAGAFGDVWKARHRRSGKKVAIKSVRASGESLLREAALLAACTGNPAVVEFREVVRDAKKDKLYLVMEYAGRSLHYVMGERRRDGRPFTEAEARRVMKRLLGGVEIMHGHGVVHCDLKPANVLVGKEGSRGRGRGRVLKICDLGLAKSSTVPLPSPDTSRPVQGTLGYMAPEQLMGDMDGCSTPVDMWSLGCVMAELVSGKPIFKVEVSVCEHLAEIVRLLGVPDEASQMPLGVSASTPSQLRDAVPEEFLSMAGFDVLRGLLEFDPRERLTAAAALQMPWFTVEEDDDAPSPATARP